A genome region from Methanobacterium subterraneum includes the following:
- a CDS encoding ATP-binding protein: MYINMKNESLRDFQSTADIQIPQDPLERVIGHDDIIKFVKIAAKQRRNLLLVGPPGIGKSLIAKAISVHLTKPQEEITVVQNPERPERPFVEIKTRKEIESEIKELRRAEGELVSPQDVPELVAERLGFRCPNCESYTSAYQSICPQCGADKYSHINARRKNLGDLLGMFEMNSGPVSIPQDRVTTTRMNQGREEVVIYQRSDGDKIKILDQHALEKRREMVEEKPKNIIVPLERKSFIQATGASETELLGDVRHDPYGGHPDLGTQPYERVVPGAVHEAHEGVLFIDEIVHIASLQRYILSAMQDKVFPIVGRNPQSAGSSVKVEDVPCDFIFVAACNIRDIQYILPPLRSRIQGEGYEILMRTTMPDNMENQAKMAQFVAQEIELDGKIPHATRSAVEIIVEEARRRARVIDDQSDALTLRLRDLGGLVRMAGDMAVMDGSSLIGDKHIKFAVKNAISIEDQILERYQSFEQAMDRDLSSSQKMHSVGKGTPNDHVDRSYL; encoded by the coding sequence ATGTATATTAACATGAAAAATGAATCTTTAAGAGATTTCCAGAGTACTGCTGATATTCAAATACCTCAAGATCCGCTTGAAAGGGTTATTGGGCATGATGATATTATAAAATTTGTTAAAATAGCTGCTAAACAGCGTAGAAATCTCCTTTTGGTTGGACCTCCTGGGATAGGAAAATCTCTCATAGCTAAAGCCATCTCAGTACACCTAACTAAACCACAAGAAGAAATCACGGTTGTTCAAAATCCAGAAAGACCAGAACGGCCCTTTGTAGAAATTAAAACCCGTAAAGAAATAGAAAGTGAAATCAAAGAGTTAAGGAGAGCTGAGGGGGAATTGGTCAGTCCCCAGGATGTTCCAGAATTGGTGGCAGAACGACTTGGATTCCGCTGCCCGAACTGTGAAAGCTACACCAGCGCCTATCAAAGTATCTGCCCTCAATGTGGGGCAGACAAATATTCCCATATTAACGCCCGTCGGAAAAACCTGGGGGATCTTTTGGGAATGTTTGAGATGAACAGTGGTCCAGTGAGCATTCCCCAGGACAGGGTTACCACCACCCGCATGAATCAGGGTAGGGAAGAGGTGGTGATTTACCAGCGATCAGATGGGGATAAAATTAAAATACTGGACCAGCACGCCCTGGAAAAGAGAAGGGAAATGGTTGAGGAAAAACCCAAAAACATAATTGTCCCCCTGGAAAGAAAAAGTTTCATCCAGGCAACCGGGGCCAGTGAAACAGAATTACTGGGTGATGTCCGCCATGATCCATATGGAGGACATCCTGATCTTGGAACACAGCCATACGAACGGGTTGTTCCCGGTGCAGTTCATGAGGCACATGAAGGAGTGCTTTTCATTGATGAAATAGTTCATATAGCATCTCTGCAGCGTTATATCTTGAGTGCCATGCAGGATAAGGTGTTTCCCATTGTGGGCCGAAACCCCCAAAGCGCAGGAAGTTCAGTGAAAGTGGAAGATGTTCCCTGTGATTTCATCTTCGTAGCGGCCTGCAACATCCGGGATATACAGTACATATTACCTCCGTTACGCTCCCGTATCCAGGGAGAAGGGTATGAAATACTAATGCGCACCACTATGCCGGATAACATGGAAAACCAGGCTAAAATGGCACAGTTCGTGGCCCAGGAGATTGAACTGGATGGGAAAATACCCCATGCCACCAGGAGTGCAGTTGAAATAATTGTGGAAGAGGCCCGGAGAAGAGCACGTGTTATAGATGACCAGAGTGATGCCCTGACTTTAAGACTTCGTGATCTGGGTGGTCTAGTGCGAATGGCCGGTGATATGGCAGTTATGGATGGAAGTTCTTTAATTGGAGATAAACACATAAAATTCGCTGTTAAAAATGCCATATCCATTGAGGACCAAATTCTGGAACGTTACCAATCCTTTGAACAGGCCATGGATCGTGATCTTTCCAGTTCACAGAAAATGCATTCTGTTGGAAAAGGCACACCCAACGACCATGTGGACCGTAGCTACCTTTAA
- the dnaG gene encoding DNA primase DnaG — translation MGKEEISTTKYLIHAQINANGIVEKPDVVGAIFGQTEGLLSNDLDLRELQKTGRIGRIKVNINSKAGRSKGEIVIPSSLDRVETAILAASLETINRVGPCEAYIQVNKVEDVRAVKRRKVVDRAKELYKGMMEEVTPESLKMIEEVKEAMRIHEITDFGHDKLPAGPNVASSDAILVVEGRADVLNLLRYGVKNAIAVEGVSVPKTVAELTKKKTVTAFLDGDRGGDLILKELLQVGELDYVTRAPRGKEVEDLTKDEVMVALRDKIPVEQIYHDLGIKLDKPEKKPADKTPDKIKLLKGILKDVEGSGNAEILDDALNILKEVKVESLYDEIKGLQNEGAYAVVFDGVVSQRLVDIAKEKGLKQIVAVRMSEVVKKPSPLKIITR, via the coding sequence ATGGGAAAAGAAGAAATCAGTACAACTAAATATCTTATTCACGCTCAAATAAATGCTAACGGAATTGTGGAGAAACCAGATGTGGTTGGTGCCATATTCGGACAAACAGAAGGACTTTTAAGTAATGATTTGGATTTAAGGGAACTACAAAAAACCGGCAGAATCGGCAGGATCAAAGTGAATATCAACTCAAAAGCAGGCCGATCCAAAGGGGAAATAGTTATTCCCTCCAGTCTCGACCGGGTGGAAACCGCCATCCTGGCTGCATCCCTGGAAACCATAAACCGGGTAGGTCCCTGCGAAGCCTACATACAGGTTAACAAAGTGGAAGATGTAAGGGCAGTTAAAAGAAGGAAAGTAGTGGACCGTGCCAAAGAGCTCTATAAGGGGATGATGGAAGAAGTCACCCCGGAAAGCCTCAAAATGATTGAAGAGGTTAAAGAAGCCATGCGTATCCACGAAATCACTGATTTCGGTCATGATAAACTTCCTGCAGGACCCAATGTAGCATCATCCGACGCAATCCTGGTGGTGGAAGGCCGTGCCGATGTTTTAAACCTACTCCGCTACGGTGTGAAGAATGCCATAGCAGTGGAGGGAGTCAGCGTACCCAAAACCGTGGCCGAACTCACCAAGAAAAAAACCGTAACTGCCTTCTTAGATGGAGACCGGGGCGGTGACTTAATTCTCAAGGAACTTCTCCAGGTAGGGGAACTGGACTATGTAACCCGTGCCCCTCGCGGTAAAGAAGTGGAAGATCTCACCAAAGATGAAGTAATGGTAGCTTTACGGGATAAAATACCGGTAGAACAGATATATCATGACCTGGGAATAAAACTGGATAAACCAGAAAAGAAACCAGCAGACAAAACCCCTGATAAAATCAAATTACTCAAAGGAATACTCAAAGATGTGGAAGGCTCAGGGAACGCAGAAATCCTGGATGATGCTTTAAACATCCTCAAAGAAGTGAAAGTAGAATCCCTCTACGATGAAATAAAAGGTTTACAGAATGAGGGTGCCTACGCTGTGGTTTTTGATGGAGTGGTAAGTCAGAGACTGGTTGACATCGCCAAGGAAAAAGGATTAAAACAGATTGTGGCAGTACGAATGAGTGAAGTTGTTAAAAAACCAAGTCCACTGAAGATCATTACCCGATAG
- a CDS encoding toprim domain-containing protein has product MSFIKLSNLIEELKIIGEQGIPVLIEGQKDERALRELGVNGNFIKVSGSGLKLFEIAEIAAQSSSRVVILTDFDRKGNQLAKRLSEDIQSLGSHPDLRLRRTIMGITRRFIKDIESLPRHMEQLELEENPSGGQWYYYH; this is encoded by the coding sequence ATGAGTTTTATAAAGTTGTCCAATTTAATCGAAGAGCTTAAGATCATTGGGGAACAGGGAATACCAGTTCTAATTGAAGGTCAAAAAGATGAAAGGGCCTTGAGAGAACTAGGGGTCAACGGTAATTTCATAAAAGTTTCCGGTTCAGGACTTAAACTCTTTGAGATAGCGGAGATAGCAGCTCAATCATCATCAAGAGTAGTTATATTAACTGACTTTGATCGAAAAGGCAATCAACTTGCCAAAAGATTATCAGAGGATATTCAAAGCCTCGGTTCTCATCCGGACCTCCGATTAAGGAGAACCATAATGGGTATAACCCGTCGTTTTATTAAGGATATCGAGAGCCTCCCTCGGCATATGGAACAACTGGAACTTGAAGAAAACCCATCTGGTGGGCAATGGTATTACTATCACTAG
- a CDS encoding PadR family transcriptional regulator, translating to MTLNRKFFLGFIRIHILYHASKEEIYGVQMIQELKNHGYDVSPGTMYPILHSLEGEGFLKCRKVNVQGKIRKYYKITSKGQKILKESRQKTVELINEVMK from the coding sequence ATGACATTAAATCGAAAATTCTTCCTGGGTTTTATCCGGATACACATACTATACCATGCCAGTAAAGAAGAGATATACGGGGTTCAAATGATACAGGAACTTAAAAATCACGGTTATGATGTTAGTCCTGGAACAATGTATCCTATTCTGCACTCACTGGAGGGTGAAGGTTTTTTAAAATGTAGAAAAGTAAATGTGCAGGGTAAAATCAGGAAATATTATAAAATAACATCCAAAGGACAGAAAATCCTCAAGGAATCCCGTCAGAAAACAGTTGAACTCATCAATGAAGTTATGAAATAA
- a CDS encoding MFS transporter, translating into MLNIKFKLSKDMVKDNALKFIVLLGFVSLLGDMTYEGARSITGPYLSLLGASAAAVGFVSGFGELVGYSLRFASGYLADKSRQYWALTIIGYAVNLLAVPLLALAGNWPMAALLLIAERMGKAIRTPPRDVMLSHATSQVGRGWGFGLHEAMDQIGAILGPLIVAIILYVYGNYQTGFAFLLLPAILALAVLVTSKFLYPHPHDLEVQVPKLKTKGLMKVYWIYIVAVVFIALGFADFPLVAYHFQKVQLVAPVMIPIFYSVAMGVDALAALLFGRLFDKMGMWALIMAVMCSAFFAPMVFWGDFNLALLGMALWGVGMGAQESIMRAAVAEMSPVKVRGSAYGVFSIIYGFSWFAGSFILGLLYDFSFTAMVMFSLGAQLLSVMPLFVIRNYRP; encoded by the coding sequence ATGTTAAACATCAAATTTAAGCTATCTAAAGACATGGTGAAGGATAATGCACTTAAATTTATAGTTCTCCTGGGCTTTGTAAGCTTACTGGGGGATATGACCTATGAAGGTGCTAGAAGCATTACCGGGCCATACTTGTCTTTACTGGGGGCCAGTGCCGCTGCGGTAGGTTTTGTATCCGGGTTTGGTGAACTAGTGGGTTATTCTCTCCGGTTTGCTTCTGGTTATCTGGCAGATAAAAGCAGGCAATACTGGGCCCTGACCATAATTGGCTATGCTGTGAATCTCCTGGCAGTGCCTCTTCTTGCTCTTGCCGGGAACTGGCCAATGGCAGCCCTACTATTGATCGCTGAAAGAATGGGTAAGGCTATCAGAACTCCTCCCCGGGATGTGATGTTATCCCATGCCACCTCACAGGTGGGTCGTGGTTGGGGATTTGGCCTGCACGAGGCCATGGATCAAATTGGAGCAATATTGGGGCCCCTGATAGTTGCGATTATCTTATATGTCTATGGTAATTACCAGACTGGTTTTGCATTTCTCCTATTACCAGCAATTCTAGCATTAGCTGTCCTGGTTACCTCTAAATTCCTCTACCCCCATCCACATGACTTGGAAGTTCAAGTACCAAAACTAAAAACCAAGGGTTTAATGAAGGTTTACTGGATATACATCGTTGCGGTGGTTTTTATTGCCCTAGGATTTGCTGATTTTCCACTGGTGGCCTACCACTTCCAGAAGGTTCAACTGGTTGCCCCGGTGATGATCCCCATTTTCTACTCGGTAGCAATGGGTGTGGATGCCCTGGCAGCCCTTCTGTTCGGAAGATTATTTGATAAGATGGGGATGTGGGCCCTGATAATGGCAGTTATGTGTTCTGCTTTTTTTGCACCCATGGTATTCTGGGGTGACTTTAACTTGGCGTTACTGGGGATGGCACTATGGGGCGTGGGTATGGGGGCTCAAGAATCCATAATGAGAGCCGCAGTGGCTGAAATGTCCCCAGTTAAGGTAAGAGGTTCAGCATATGGGGTTTTCAGTATTATCTATGGTTTTTCATGGTTTGCAGGCAGTTTCATCCTTGGCCTACTATATGATTTTTCATTCACTGCCATGGTGATGTTTTCACTGGGCGCACAGCTTTTATCGGTGATGCCCCTATTTGTAATCCGGAATTATCGTCCTTAG
- the xerA gene encoding site-specific tyrosine recombinase/integron integrase, protein MNHYSNGNWKSSQGDPTQIKRFMGTASEYPQEKNFLEAFDLPEMMEDYLFELEIRNYSRNTIKTYRSIINNFYKFLRGEKELYDERQVLRGFKRYIRYLKREKNVSQNYIYLVTVVVKKFFEFGGIHILEEVKTPKRTKSLPKSLNEEEVKSLINALDTHDPLDSASITSESLKIRNKLLLALLYSSGLRVSELVTIQTNHVDLDERTIRIRGKGEKDRIVLFDDATKLMIEDFLEKRTCESEYLFVNRSGNHLTPRYVQMMIKDYARVAGIKKKVTPHILRHSFATHLLKNGVDIRAIQQLLGHSNLSTTQIYTSVDMETLKNVYDRAKLR, encoded by the coding sequence ATGAACCATTATTCCAACGGAAACTGGAAATCATCACAGGGGGATCCCACCCAAATCAAAAGATTCATGGGAACTGCTTCTGAATACCCTCAGGAAAAGAACTTTTTAGAAGCCTTTGACCTTCCGGAAATGATGGAAGACTATCTATTTGAACTGGAAATACGTAACTACTCACGTAACACTATTAAAACATACAGATCCATCATCAACAATTTCTACAAGTTCCTAAGGGGCGAAAAGGAATTATATGATGAAAGGCAGGTTTTAAGGGGTTTTAAACGTTACATACGTTATCTGAAGCGAGAGAAAAATGTTTCACAGAATTATATTTACCTGGTTACGGTGGTGGTCAAGAAATTCTTTGAGTTCGGTGGGATACACATCCTGGAGGAGGTTAAGACTCCTAAAAGAACCAAATCTCTTCCTAAATCCCTTAATGAGGAGGAGGTTAAAAGTCTAATTAACGCTCTGGATACTCATGATCCTTTGGATTCAGCATCTATTACATCAGAATCTCTAAAAATTAGGAATAAGCTATTATTAGCCTTGTTATACTCTTCAGGTCTGCGCGTGTCGGAGCTGGTGACTATTCAAACTAACCATGTGGATTTGGATGAGAGAACCATCCGGATCAGGGGAAAAGGTGAAAAAGACAGAATAGTTCTTTTTGATGACGCCACCAAATTAATGATTGAGGATTTCCTGGAAAAAAGAACCTGTGAGAGTGAATACCTTTTTGTGAATCGTTCTGGAAATCATCTCACACCCCGCTATGTGCAGATGATGATAAAGGATTATGCACGGGTAGCAGGTATTAAAAAGAAAGTAACTCCTCATATATTACGGCATTCATTTGCCACACACCTATTAAAAAATGGTGTGGATATCAGGGCAATTCAACAGCTTTTAGGGCACTCTAACTTGTCTACAACTCAAATATATACTAGTGTGGATATGGAGACGCTTAAAAATGTCTATGACCGTGCTAAATTGCGTTGA